The following coding sequences lie in one Pelobacter seleniigenes DSM 18267 genomic window:
- a CDS encoding XrtA system polysaccharide chain length determinant, which produces MENFKEIFRYLRALYRYRVLFVTAFLLVMTGIGVYSLTLPKIYSADTTVFIERNVIDSLVKGIAISPSIDDRLKVLRYALLSRDLVTKTLEQLNSQIFTKSEAEQQEYISKLIDRTNLRVRGQELFMVSIKDKSPRFARDYVNTLVGKYVEENISAKREETYGANRFLAEQIEVFKGKLEAAEDKIIQFRKKNGVYFSVDEGTTLANIRELEKQIEDIGLSQDTLRAQKKQIEQQLSNLPETIDTVTEAADNNRLTEMESRLNTLLLRYTENYPEVIRLRAEIDSLKQRLEQPGNQEKTSGTTRLTSMNPLYQELQGKAFQIDAELSSLAARKLNLQKTIAKRENELRDVPTTRKELGLLVQERDSIKNIYDDLLGRMSQSEVSKQMEISNKADTFRIVDPAVLPKVPVSPNMLKMFLLAVAGGLGCGLGLVFLLENMDNRIRDIEFLEDAGYEVLAIVPNIVDPAVAKKQKFGNVMLFAGSGLYFLCFSGVFAYLIFVS; this is translated from the coding sequence ATGGAAAATTTTAAAGAGATTTTTCGGTATCTCAGGGCTCTTTATCGATACAGGGTTTTGTTTGTCACGGCCTTTCTGCTCGTTATGACCGGTATCGGGGTGTACAGCCTGACCCTCCCCAAAATCTATAGTGCTGATACCACGGTTTTTATAGAAAGAAACGTTATTGACAGCCTGGTCAAGGGGATCGCCATATCTCCCAGCATTGACGACCGTCTCAAAGTGCTGCGCTATGCTTTGTTGAGCCGGGACCTTGTTACCAAAACTCTGGAACAACTGAATTCTCAGATTTTTACTAAGTCTGAGGCGGAACAGCAGGAGTATATTTCAAAGCTGATCGACCGGACCAATTTGCGCGTTCGCGGGCAGGAATTGTTTATGGTTTCAATCAAGGACAAATCTCCACGATTTGCCCGGGATTATGTCAACACTCTGGTCGGCAAATACGTTGAAGAGAATATCTCTGCCAAAAGGGAAGAAACTTACGGGGCAAACCGTTTTCTTGCCGAACAGATCGAGGTCTTCAAAGGAAAGCTTGAGGCGGCTGAAGATAAAATTATTCAATTCAGGAAAAAAAATGGGGTGTATTTCTCGGTCGATGAGGGGACCACTCTGGCGAATATCCGGGAGTTGGAAAAACAGATTGAAGATATCGGCCTTTCCCAGGATACCTTGCGAGCGCAAAAAAAGCAGATTGAGCAACAACTCAGTAATCTGCCGGAAACCATCGACACGGTTACTGAAGCCGCAGACAATAACCGTCTTACCGAGATGGAAAGCCGGCTGAATACACTTCTGCTTCGTTATACGGAGAATTATCCTGAAGTGATCAGGCTCAGGGCTGAAATCGACAGTTTGAAACAGCGGCTTGAGCAACCGGGAAACCAGGAAAAAACCTCGGGGACAACACGTTTGACGTCCATGAATCCCCTCTATCAGGAGTTGCAGGGGAAGGCTTTTCAGATCGATGCCGAACTGTCTTCACTGGCCGCTCGCAAGCTGAATTTACAGAAAACGATTGCGAAGCGTGAAAATGAATTGCGGGATGTCCCGACGACCCGCAAAGAGCTGGGGTTGCTTGTTCAGGAAAGAGATTCCATCAAAAATATCTATGATGATCTGTTGGGCAGGATGAGTCAGTCGGAGGTCTCCAAGCAGATGGAGATCAGCAATAAGGCTGACACGTTCCGTATTGTTGACCCTGCTGTTCTGCCGAAGGTCCCGGTCTCGCCAAATATGCTGAAAATGTTTCTCCTTGCCGTTGCCGGCGGGTTGGGTTGTGGTCTGGGGCTGGTTTTTTTGCTTGAAAACATGGATAACCGGATTCGGGATATTGAATTTTTAGAGGATGCCGGTTATGAGGTTTTGGCGATTGTTCCCAATATTGTAGACCCTGCAGTCGCCAAAAAACAAAAGTTCGGAAATGTTATGCTCTTCGCTGGTTCAGGTCTGTACTTCCTGTGCTTCTCCGGTGTTTTTGCCTATCTGATTTTTGTCAGCTAG
- a CDS encoding XrtA-associated tyrosine autokinase — translation MSRIEEALKKAAHKRQMPASEGGERPAPSPAFSRTAQPSQRVDVLLEVDPLEIENVLIATAREEKTVVVEEYNKLRSAIIALTKGDKAMNTLLVTSTASQEGKSMTSLNLAISLAKEHDHTVLLVDADLRRPSLHRYLGIKPEVGLVHCLRDQLPLEKALIKTGIGKLVVLPAGEAIKDPLDMLSSNQMKDIVRELKERYSDRYVIFDTPPALPFADAGVLSGMVDSTLFVVREGVANRDDLLKTLADFKDHNLLGIVYNDAHAFMKKQDYYYY, via the coding sequence ATGAGCCGTATTGAAGAAGCGTTAAAGAAAGCTGCACATAAGAGGCAGATGCCTGCCAGTGAAGGGGGAGAGAGGCCGGCACCTTCCCCTGCTTTTTCCCGAACAGCTCAGCCATCACAGCGAGTTGATGTGCTGCTTGAGGTCGACCCTTTAGAGATCGAAAACGTGCTGATTGCAACGGCCCGCGAGGAAAAAACCGTGGTCGTTGAAGAGTACAATAAGCTGCGTTCTGCGATCATTGCCTTGACCAAGGGAGACAAGGCAATGAATACCCTGCTGGTGACGAGTACCGCAAGCCAGGAAGGGAAGTCGATGACCTCTCTCAACCTGGCCATCTCCTTGGCCAAAGAACATGACCATACTGTTCTTCTGGTTGATGCGGATTTGCGGCGCCCTTCCTTGCATCGGTACCTGGGAATCAAACCGGAAGTTGGTTTGGTGCATTGTTTAAGGGATCAACTCCCGCTGGAAAAAGCGCTGATCAAGACCGGGATCGGCAAACTGGTCGTGCTGCCTGCGGGTGAAGCTATCAAGGACCCGTTGGACATGCTCTCTTCTAATCAGATGAAGGATATCGTTCGGGAATTAAAAGAACGTTATTCTGATCGTTATGTCATTTTCGACACTCCCCCTGCTTTGCCGTTTGCCGATGCGGGGGTTTTATCCGGAATGGTTGACTCAACGCTGTTCGTTGTTCGGGAAGGTGTTGCCAACCGAGACGACCTGCTTAAGACGCTGGCTGATTTTAAGGATCATAATCTGTTAGGTATTGTTTATAACGACGCCCATGCTTTTATGAAAAAACAGGATTATTACTATTACTGA
- a CDS encoding XrtA/PEP-CTERM system-associated ATPase: MYTEFFGLSAKPFDLLPNPKFLYLSKGHRKALSYLQYGVQEHAGFTLLTGEVGSGKTTLLRDIINKISHDTTLAMIFNTRVESQQLIAMINEDFGLQVDGKNKAQLLSDLNDFLLKECSEGRQPIIIVDEAQNLSEDGLEEIRLLSNLEADSFKLVQIILVGQPELKQLIAKPSLRQLRQRISISCHLNPLNREETEEYIFHRLATVGNRNCVTFLDGVIDRIYRFSGGVPRLINLICDFLLLSAFVEESREIDLELVNDAVSELSFEDASLLSGDFEKEAQPHQRLQNASSTDERLARIEENYAKLNATRSEQEAILERLSSQGSILEYLINQQQSQFGRIEEQLKKTAAQIDRLRAAVLSDGKRSVQQEPLHFDEVLKKNC, translated from the coding sequence ATGTATACAGAGTTTTTTGGCCTCAGCGCCAAACCGTTCGACCTTTTGCCCAATCCCAAATTTCTTTATTTAAGCAAAGGGCATCGTAAGGCATTAAGCTACCTGCAATACGGAGTTCAGGAACATGCCGGCTTTACTTTGCTGACCGGGGAGGTTGGCTCGGGGAAGACCACCCTGTTGCGTGATATCATTAACAAAATCAGTCATGATACTACTCTGGCAATGATTTTTAACACCCGGGTTGAATCTCAGCAACTCATTGCCATGATCAATGAGGACTTTGGCCTGCAGGTTGATGGTAAAAACAAAGCCCAGCTGCTCAGTGACCTGAATGACTTTCTCCTTAAAGAGTGCAGCGAGGGGCGACAGCCGATTATCATCGTTGATGAGGCACAAAATCTTTCCGAGGACGGTCTTGAAGAAATTCGCTTGCTGTCCAATCTCGAGGCGGACAGTTTTAAGTTGGTGCAGATCATTCTGGTTGGACAGCCAGAATTGAAACAGCTGATTGCCAAGCCGTCGTTACGGCAATTGCGGCAGCGCATCAGTATCAGCTGCCATCTCAATCCCCTCAACCGGGAGGAGACCGAAGAGTATATTTTCCACCGTCTGGCCACCGTAGGAAACCGGAATTGTGTCACCTTTCTCGACGGTGTCATTGATCGTATTTATCGCTTCAGTGGCGGCGTGCCACGTCTGATCAATCTGATCTGCGATTTTCTGCTGTTGTCGGCATTCGTTGAAGAGTCACGTGAAATTGACCTCGAACTGGTCAATGATGCGGTCAGTGAACTCTCTTTTGAAGATGCTTCCCTGCTGTCGGGAGATTTTGAAAAAGAAGCGCAGCCGCATCAAAGACTGCAGAACGCTTCCAGTACTGATGAGCGCCTGGCGCGCATTGAAGAGAATTATGCCAAACTGAATGCAACACGTTCAGAACAGGAGGCGATTCTTGAAAGGCTGTCCAGTCAGGGGAGCATCCTTGAATATCTGATCAACCAGCAACAGAGTCAGTTCGGTCGAATTGAAGAGCAACTGAAGAAAACAGCAGCCCAGATAGATCGCTTACGGGCCGCTGTGCTAAGCGATGGGAAAAGGTCGGTTCAGCAGGAACCGCTGCATTTTGATGAGGTGTTGAAGAAAAATTGTTAA
- a CDS encoding nucleotide sugar dehydrogenase — MLVDKLLKKEATLAVVGLGYVGLPLAAAFGKKVPVIGFDIHTGKVEQLKQGFDATGELTSADLAATTIQYTTDAVALRAADFVIVTVPTPIDQNNNPDLTPVEKASRTIGQNLKSDAIIVYESTVYPGVTEEICVPILEAESGLKCGDDFRVGYSPERINPGDKVHTVDKITKVVSGMDAETLDQVADVYSLVVTAGVHRASSIKVAEAAKVIENTQRDLNIALINELALIFNKLGISTRDVLAAAGTKWNFLKFTPGLVGGHCIGVDPYYLTHKAEQIGYLPQVILAGRRINDGMGKYVAEHTVKEMIKAGKVIKGSRVLILGLTFKENVPDIRNTKVVDIIHELSDYGIEVMVHDPMADAEETRHEYGIELINLDQVDHVDAIVYAVSHKAFSDLSAARLATICSNGSGPGVLIDVKSVFNQDEVEAVGLSYWSL; from the coding sequence ATGCTTGTTGATAAATTATTAAAAAAAGAGGCGACTTTAGCCGTTGTTGGCCTTGGTTATGTCGGTTTGCCGTTGGCAGCAGCGTTTGGTAAAAAAGTGCCGGTCATCGGTTTTGATATTCACACTGGCAAAGTTGAACAATTAAAGCAGGGTTTTGATGCGACCGGCGAACTGACCTCCGCGGATCTGGCTGCGACGACCATCCAGTATACGACGGACGCTGTGGCACTGAGGGCTGCCGATTTTGTCATTGTGACCGTGCCGACCCCGATTGATCAGAATAACAACCCCGATTTGACTCCCGTGGAGAAAGCCTCACGGACAATCGGTCAAAACCTAAAATCCGATGCGATCATCGTTTATGAATCAACAGTGTATCCAGGAGTGACGGAAGAAATCTGTGTGCCGATTCTTGAAGCCGAATCCGGCCTGAAATGTGGTGATGATTTCAGGGTTGGCTATTCGCCCGAACGAATCAATCCCGGAGATAAGGTTCATACGGTCGATAAAATTACCAAGGTGGTATCCGGCATGGACGCAGAGACCCTGGACCAGGTCGCCGATGTTTATAGCCTGGTGGTCACTGCCGGGGTGCATCGGGCCTCCTCTATCAAAGTTGCGGAAGCGGCCAAGGTGATTGAGAACACCCAGCGTGATTTAAATATCGCCTTGATCAATGAACTGGCTCTGATTTTCAATAAACTCGGCATTTCCACTCGTGACGTTTTGGCCGCGGCCGGTACCAAATGGAATTTCCTCAAGTTTACCCCGGGCTTGGTCGGTGGGCACTGCATCGGTGTCGACCCTTATTATCTGACTCACAAGGCTGAACAGATCGGTTACCTCCCCCAGGTTATTCTGGCCGGCCGGCGGATCAACGATGGTATGGGGAAATATGTCGCTGAGCATACGGTCAAAGAAATGATCAAGGCCGGAAAAGTCATCAAAGGATCGCGGGTTCTGATTCTGGGACTGACATTCAAGGAGAATGTTCCTGATATCAGAAACACCAAGGTTGTGGATATCATCCATGAGTTGTCCGATTACGGTATTGAAGTCATGGTTCATGACCCGATGGCAGACGCTGAAGAGACCAGGCATGAATATGGCATTGAGTTGATCAATCTGGATCAGGTTGACCATGTCGATGCTATTGTTTATGCCGTCAGTCATAAGGCCTTTAGTGACCTAAGTGCGGCAAGACTTGCAACCATATGCTCAAATGGGTCAGGTCCAGGGGTGTTGATTGATGTGAAATCTGTTTTTAACCAGGACGAGGTGGAAGCTGTTGGGCTGAGTTATTGGTCTTTGTAA
- a CDS encoding XrtA system polysaccharide deacetylase produces the protein MKNFMTIDVEDYFHVSAFETISKPASWATRESRVERNTDLVLELLAEHNVLATFFILGWVAEHFPGVTRRIAEQGHEVACHGYLHQRVAVQDRQIFREDIRKAKAILEEQAGQQIIGYRAPSYSITRSTDWAFDELLEAGFQYDSSIFPMKHDFYGIPDWPRFAGYAVKENSGWKAEDEPSSRERSIREIPITTLRLGGRNLPIAGGGYFRLLPYNLTRWGLSRINRVEKKPFVFYLHPWEFDPAQPRMKGASAKSRFRHYLNLSKTESRFKRLLQDFHFERMGASFGL, from the coding sequence ATGAAAAATTTCATGACCATTGATGTCGAAGACTATTTCCACGTATCGGCATTTGAAACTATTTCCAAGCCCGCCAGTTGGGCGACGCGCGAAAGCCGGGTTGAGCGAAATACCGACCTGGTTCTGGAGCTTCTGGCTGAGCACAATGTGCTGGCAACCTTTTTCATTCTCGGTTGGGTCGCTGAGCACTTTCCGGGGGTGACCAGAAGAATTGCAGAGCAGGGGCATGAAGTGGCCTGCCACGGCTATCTGCATCAACGGGTTGCGGTTCAGGATCGCCAGATCTTTCGCGAAGATATTCGTAAAGCGAAAGCAATTCTTGAAGAGCAGGCCGGACAGCAGATTATTGGTTACCGTGCTCCCAGCTACTCCATCACCAGATCAACGGATTGGGCTTTTGATGAACTTCTTGAGGCCGGTTTTCAGTACGATTCAAGCATTTTCCCGATGAAGCATGATTTCTACGGTATCCCTGACTGGCCCCGTTTCGCAGGGTATGCGGTTAAAGAGAACAGTGGCTGGAAGGCGGAAGATGAGCCCTCAAGCCGTGAACGCTCAATCCGGGAGATTCCGATTACAACCCTGCGTTTGGGCGGGAGGAATCTGCCTATTGCCGGTGGCGGCTATTTTCGTTTGCTTCCTTATAATTTGACTCGCTGGGGGCTGAGCAGAATTAATCGGGTGGAGAAGAAGCCTTTTGTTTTTTATCTTCACCCCTGGGAGTTTGACCCGGCCCAACCGCGCATGAAGGGGGCTAGTGCTAAAAGTCGATTCAGGCATTATCTGAATCTGAGCAAGACGGAAAGCCGTTTCAAACGGCTGCTGCAGGACTTTCATTTTGAACGAATGGGGGCTTCTTTCGGCTTGTAG
- a CDS encoding GNAT family N-acetyltransferase — protein MQIRKAGKADQDVWDKYVLQHKDGLAYHLFAWKLAVEQSYGWHGVYLLAEQDGVVRGVLPAVDFRGLKGRSSYISLPYCDAAGPLADSPLIEDMLIEHLRSLAFPHKRPCEVRYPIVRENSPQAQGGKVRMLLPLPDDSASLLAGFKSKLRSQVRKPIKDGLTAQLGGAELIDSFYTVFTRNMRDLGSPVHSRAWIESILSHYGSQARVAIVCAPDGAVAAAGIILLHKTTVSIPWASSLQDYNRLNPNMLLYWTFLSFAADNGYAFFDFGRSTPGEGTYRFKEQWGAQPQPLQWLHYPIAQADPEPILQIKPSKLRTTIAGVWQKLPLVVSDTVGPILRKRISL, from the coding sequence ATGCAGATCAGGAAAGCGGGCAAAGCGGATCAGGATGTTTGGGATAAGTATGTCCTGCAGCACAAGGATGGACTTGCCTATCATCTGTTTGCCTGGAAACTGGCTGTCGAGCAAAGTTATGGTTGGCACGGTGTTTATTTGTTGGCCGAACAGGATGGGGTTGTTCGTGGCGTTCTTCCGGCTGTAGATTTTAGAGGCTTAAAAGGGCGCAGCTCTTACATTTCCCTGCCGTATTGCGATGCCGCCGGTCCTTTGGCGGATAGCCCCCTCATTGAAGACATGCTGATTGAGCATTTACGTTCCCTGGCGTTTCCGCACAAAAGACCCTGTGAAGTCCGCTATCCTATCGTCCGAGAGAACTCACCTCAAGCGCAGGGGGGCAAAGTCCGGATGCTTCTGCCGTTGCCGGATGACTCCGCCTCCCTGTTGGCCGGGTTTAAATCAAAATTGCGCAGTCAAGTCAGAAAGCCGATAAAGGACGGGTTGACGGCTCAACTTGGCGGGGCTGAGTTAATCGATTCCTTTTATACTGTGTTTACCCGCAACATGCGAGATCTTGGCTCACCTGTGCACAGCCGGGCCTGGATCGAATCGATCCTGTCTCATTACGGTTCGCAGGCGCGGGTTGCGATTGTTTGCGCTCCGGATGGAGCGGTTGCCGCCGCCGGTATTATCCTCCTTCACAAGACAACGGTCTCCATCCCCTGGGCATCCTCGTTGCAGGACTATAATCGGCTGAATCCGAATATGTTGCTGTATTGGACTTTTCTGTCTTTTGCTGCGGACAATGGCTACGCTTTTTTTGACTTTGGCCGGTCGACTCCCGGAGAAGGAACCTATCGCTTTAAGGAACAATGGGGCGCTCAGCCGCAGCCATTGCAATGGCTGCATTATCCTATCGCACAGGCTGATCCGGAACCAATCCTGCAAATAAAGCCGTCCAAACTGCGCACAACTATCGCGGGGGTATGGCAGAAATTGCCTTTGGTGGTCTCTGATACTGTCGGGCCAATACTGCGAAAGCGGATCAGCTTATGA
- a CDS encoding polysaccharide pyruvyl transferase family protein gives MTERSLGLGMKSVKRIGIFGHYGNRNLGDEAIIQAVMQNLKKRLPKAELVGFSLNPEDTASRHGVEAFPIRRRSSHQKMTATEKDDAVSERVSSASTDSSVDRVKALIKRIPLLRHLARLCLSLLAALKTFFLEVRFLFHAFQYMKKIDVLIVTGSNQFLDNFGGPWGFPYTLLKWALLTRLVRARLLFVSVGAGPIAGMLSCRFLRWTLRFADYVSLRDYSSQQLLRELVGFKGKTHVAPDLAHSLLTEQVKPVCLPQSRRLNGLPVVGINPMPLFDPRYWCEPVDSKYKQYIGKVADFSQRLLENDYPVFFFPTQEKDQGVIIDILDILQERGSLSAPREDYVLTSDSVDDLLANIAACDLTVPTRFHGTVLSLLLEKPTLGICYYQKAKELLSVAGQAEFAYDHEQFQAEDLWCGFTKLAGDIDHVKGQIRHRNSEHTIALERQYHEIIELIA, from the coding sequence ATGACAGAAAGGTCGCTCGGGTTAGGTATGAAATCAGTCAAAAGAATCGGCATCTTTGGCCACTATGGCAACAGAAACCTGGGGGATGAGGCGATTATTCAGGCCGTTATGCAGAATTTAAAAAAGCGCCTGCCCAAAGCCGAGCTGGTAGGATTTTCACTAAACCCAGAAGATACTGCTTCGCGCCATGGGGTCGAAGCGTTTCCGATCAGGCGGCGATCCTCTCATCAAAAGATGACTGCAACGGAAAAGGACGATGCTGTTTCAGAGCGGGTTTCTTCTGCATCTACAGATTCTTCTGTCGATAGAGTCAAGGCGTTGATCAAGAGAATTCCTCTGCTTAGACATCTCGCTAGACTGTGTTTGTCACTCCTGGCAGCCTTGAAAACTTTCTTTCTTGAGGTTCGTTTTCTTTTTCATGCATTTCAATACATGAAAAAGATTGACGTGCTGATAGTGACCGGCTCCAATCAATTTCTTGATAATTTTGGTGGACCCTGGGGATTCCCATACACATTGCTGAAATGGGCCTTATTAACCAGACTCGTGAGGGCTCGACTTTTATTCGTGAGTGTTGGTGCTGGCCCTATTGCCGGGATGTTGAGTTGCCGGTTTCTCCGTTGGACCTTACGCTTCGCTGACTATGTTTCGTTGCGGGACTATTCTTCACAGCAATTGCTGCGTGAACTGGTTGGCTTTAAAGGAAAAACACATGTTGCACCTGACCTCGCGCATAGCTTGTTGACCGAACAGGTGAAACCGGTTTGTTTGCCTCAAAGCAGGAGGCTAAACGGTTTGCCTGTTGTTGGTATCAATCCCATGCCATTGTTTGATCCCCGCTACTGGTGTGAACCTGTGGATTCCAAATACAAGCAATATATCGGTAAGGTCGCTGATTTCTCGCAAAGGCTTTTGGAAAATGATTATCCCGTATTTTTTTTTCCGACCCAGGAAAAGGACCAGGGAGTCATTATTGACATTCTTGATATCTTGCAAGAGAGGGGATCGTTGAGCGCACCCCGGGAAGATTATGTCCTGACCAGCGACTCTGTCGACGACTTGCTTGCCAACATCGCTGCCTGTGACCTCACCGTCCCGACCCGCTTTCACGGGACAGTTCTTTCCTTGCTGCTGGAAAAACCGACGCTGGGCATCTGTTATTATCAGAAAGCTAAAGAGCTGTTGAGTGTTGCAGGGCAGGCCGAGTTTGCCTATGACCATGAGCAGTTTCAGGCAGAGGATTTATGGTGCGGGTTCACCAAACTGGCGGGAGATATTGATCATGTTAAAGGACAAATACGGCATAGGAATTCAGAACATACTATTGCTCTTGAGCGGCAATATCATGAAATTATTGAGTTAATAGCATAG
- a CDS encoding glycosyltransferase family 2 protein, with amino-acid sequence MASTSFKISVGMPVYNGERYLESAIKATLQQTYSNFELIISDNASTDKTEVICRDFAASDPRIKYIRNSVNIGAAGNYNQLFHLAGGEYFRWFNADDLCSEHLHERCLKVLESRPDAVMCYGKTDIIDGEGRLLQHYDDNLDLQHDDVVTRFKTYFEVVGLTNAIYGLMRHSALKHTALMGNGSFHAADTNLMGELTLYGKIVEIPETLFFRRMHEDASSWDRKNTSVQQTFWTGQNKKFVLPTLKKHLAYIKAIQKSPNGFMGKLQMDLYILRRVVWHRQLIGAEISQFLKTRGEQQT; translated from the coding sequence ATGGCCTCGACGTCATTTAAAATTAGTGTCGGAATGCCTGTCTATAATGGTGAGCGGTATTTAGAGTCGGCCATCAAGGCAACTCTGCAGCAAACCTACAGTAATTTTGAACTGATCATCTCCGATAATGCTTCGACGGATAAAACGGAAGTTATATGTCGTGACTTCGCGGCTTCAGATCCTCGCATAAAATACATTCGTAACTCTGTAAATATTGGCGCTGCTGGCAATTACAATCAGCTTTTTCATTTGGCCGGAGGGGAATATTTTCGCTGGTTCAACGCCGACGACCTCTGCTCGGAGCATCTGCATGAACGCTGCCTGAAAGTTCTCGAATCGCGACCGGACGCTGTGATGTGTTATGGCAAAACCGATATTATCGACGGGGAAGGGCGTCTGCTTCAGCACTATGATGACAATCTCGATCTGCAGCATGATGACGTTGTCACGCGTTTTAAAACCTATTTCGAAGTCGTCGGTCTGACCAACGCCATTTATGGCCTGATGCGCCATTCAGCCCTTAAACATACCGCGCTGATGGGCAATGGCAGCTTTCATGCCGCCGATACCAACCTCATGGGGGAACTGACCTTGTATGGAAAAATCGTCGAGATTCCCGAAACCCTGTTTTTTCGTCGCATGCATGAAGACGCCAGTTCCTGGGATCGCAAGAATACCAGTGTTCAACAGACTTTCTGGACGGGACAAAATAAAAAATTCGTCCTGCCAACCCTGAAGAAACACCTGGCCTATATCAAGGCCATTCAGAAATCCCCCAATGGTTTCATGGGAAAGTTGCAGATGGATCTTTACATTCTGCGCAGAGTTGTCTGGCACAGGCAGTTGATCGGAGCTGAAATCTCCCAGTTTTTGAAAACCCGAGGTGAACAGCAGACATGA
- a CDS encoding class I SAM-dependent methyltransferase: MGYLPEGYESRTGITSSIPSMSEQKDYWDDRWENSQTPNSWQLRQGEKILEILNEYSVRDVPILDVGCGTGWLTEELQDYGDAAGIDLSKTGIDIARMNHPDIEFIADDFLEVPFPENHYGLIVAQEVIAHIYDQEAFVQKLYRMLKPRGYLIITTANSFVIKRLELGYERSGHIKKWLSLHDLKRLLDPSFQQLTRRTVLPMGHKGVLRLVNSYKLNRGLQLFLAEKKLIGLKEKLGLGYTRVILYQKRTLH; this comes from the coding sequence ATGGGCTATCTCCCCGAAGGCTACGAAAGCAGAACTGGAATAACGTCGTCTATTCCGTCGATGTCAGAACAGAAGGATTACTGGGACGATCGCTGGGAAAACTCCCAGACTCCCAACTCCTGGCAGTTGCGGCAGGGAGAAAAAATCCTGGAAATCCTCAATGAGTATAGCGTCAGGGATGTCCCCATCCTTGATGTTGGGTGCGGCACTGGTTGGCTCACCGAGGAACTTCAAGACTACGGAGACGCTGCAGGGATCGATCTCTCCAAAACCGGCATCGATATTGCCCGGATGAATCATCCGGACATTGAGTTCATCGCTGATGATTTTCTGGAGGTCCCGTTTCCGGAAAACCATTACGGTCTGATTGTCGCGCAGGAAGTCATTGCTCATATTTACGACCAGGAGGCGTTCGTTCAAAAGCTTTACCGAATGTTGAAACCCCGCGGTTACCTGATCATCACCACCGCCAACAGTTTTGTCATCAAACGGCTGGAGCTGGGTTACGAACGATCCGGGCATATCAAGAAGTGGCTGAGTCTTCATGACTTGAAACGGCTGCTTGACCCGTCTTTTCAGCAGTTGACGCGAAGAACTGTTTTGCCCATGGGGCACAAAGGGGTACTGAGGCTGGTCAACTCCTACAAACTGAACCGTGGTCTGCAGTTATTCCTTGCCGAGAAGAAATTGATCGGCCTGAAAGAAAAGCTGGGACTGGGCTATACACGCGTCATCCTGTATCAGAAAAGGACGCTGCACTGA